Proteins encoded in a region of the Chryseobacterium piperi genome:
- a CDS encoding tetratricopeptide repeat protein, giving the protein MHNDKILKTSIFFIVFFIFYLDVRAQNSSREIDSISQLLEKNYRNGDTNPGHTLKNATILYYLSREKKFYPGQINSIFEEVKLSQLNGDFDSALTKINEGIDLARSQNDYNMVCRILLLYQKVLLQLDHLSTAKHILERAESYNHLVKNKEDKLINGIYITLAKADLLTINESFDENRVKEVIKLKKQAYSECLKISDTHKFKKATVIYTLGSLADSLACFNKIDEAKSYLDIIDRFLISFPDDTFIIQNLITKGVVEKALGNYPTAIGYFSKAIADSEHDHNRSRQNELYSMLADTYDKMKDFEKATSYSKKYMRLVDSVDLVKKKSGDVNFINKINLKVSDNKETRNIGILNVAVGVGLVILAGLAIFFYRRKSKNKKNEDVAEYKVKDEIQDDIRPEKYEPEINMNENNSLNTKSENTKELILLAKEDINAFYIEFQKVYPHFYTSLKNKYPDLNISDINFCSLVKMNFGIKEISQYTNSTIRAAEARRYRINKKMELKNQNELYMVLSSFN; this is encoded by the coding sequence ATGCATAACGACAAAATATTAAAAACATCTATATTCTTTATTGTTTTTTTTATTTTTTATCTGGATGTCAGAGCACAGAATTCTAGTAGAGAGATAGACAGTATAAGCCAATTATTGGAGAAAAACTACAGAAATGGGGATACCAATCCGGGGCATACTCTTAAAAATGCTACGATTCTTTATTATTTATCCCGGGAAAAAAAATTCTATCCGGGTCAGATTAATTCTATTTTTGAAGAAGTTAAACTCAGTCAGTTGAATGGTGATTTTGACTCGGCGCTTACAAAAATTAATGAAGGGATAGACTTAGCCAGATCTCAAAATGACTATAATATGGTCTGCCGTATTTTGCTTTTGTATCAAAAAGTACTTTTACAATTAGATCATTTAAGTACAGCAAAACATATTTTAGAGAGAGCTGAGAGTTATAATCACCTTGTGAAAAACAAAGAGGATAAACTAATCAACGGTATTTACATTACACTGGCAAAAGCAGATTTGTTGACGATTAACGAAAGTTTTGATGAAAACAGAGTAAAAGAAGTTATAAAATTAAAAAAACAAGCTTATTCAGAATGTTTGAAAATCAGTGATACCCATAAGTTTAAAAAAGCAACGGTGATCTATACCCTTGGTTCTTTGGCTGATTCTCTTGCTTGTTTCAACAAAATTGATGAAGCTAAATCGTACTTGGATATTATCGACCGGTTCCTGATCTCATTTCCAGATGATACCTTTATTATACAGAATCTAATCACAAAAGGAGTTGTTGAAAAAGCATTAGGAAACTATCCTACCGCTATTGGTTATTTTTCAAAGGCTATTGCAGATTCAGAACATGATCATAATCGGTCCAGACAAAATGAACTCTATTCAATGCTTGCTGATACGTATGACAAAATGAAAGATTTTGAAAAAGCGACTTCTTATTCAAAAAAATATATGCGTCTCGTAGATAGTGTTGATTTGGTAAAGAAAAAATCCGGAGATGTTAACTTTATTAATAAAATAAATCTCAAGGTCTCTGATAATAAAGAGACAAGGAATATAGGGATACTGAATGTAGCTGTAGGGGTAGGTCTTGTTATTCTTGCGGGACTTGCAATATTCTTTTATCGTAGAAAATCCAAGAATAAAAAAAATGAAGATGTTGCTGAATATAAAGTGAAAGATGAGATTCAGGATGATATTCGTCCCGAAAAATATGAACCGGAAATCAATATGAATGAAAATAATTCTCTAAATACAAAATCTGAGAATACGAAAGAATTAATCCTTTTGGCCAAAGAAGATATTAATGCTTTTTATATAGAATTCCAAAAAGTCTATCCTCACTTTTATACATCACTCAAAAATAAATATCCTGATCTCAATATTTCTGATATTAATTTCTGTTCGCTTGTGAAAATGAATTTTGGGATTAAGGAAATATCCCAGTATACCAATTCTACAATTCGGGCAGCTGAAGCCAGACGATATAGAATTAACAAGAAAATGGAATTGAAAAATCAGAATGAATTGTATATGGTGTTGTCATCGT
- a CDS encoding SRPBCC family protein, whose translation MKKILLSIITVIIIIVLFTVGILELTSSYKTSENINRNVPVQTRQQITIHASPEKLYHIMSDVNHWSVWHKDVQDPIMKEPFKKGNSFDWKSGGLTVHSTLHTAIPPYKIGWSGPAFGAFAIHNWTFVPEKNGYTQLIVEESMEGWLVSLLHKKFQTVLEQSLQVWLRNLKTEAEK comes from the coding sequence ATGAAAAAGATCCTTTTAAGCATTATCACCGTCATTATTATTATAGTACTTTTTACCGTTGGTATACTTGAGCTCACCAGTTCTTATAAAACCTCGGAAAACATCAATCGAAACGTACCGGTACAAACCAGACAGCAAATTACCATTCACGCTTCTCCTGAAAAACTATACCATATCATGAGTGATGTTAATCATTGGTCTGTATGGCATAAGGACGTTCAAGACCCAATCATGAAAGAACCTTTCAAAAAAGGAAATAGTTTTGACTGGAAAAGCGGGGGATTAACGGTCCACTCTACTTTACACACAGCAATACCACCCTACAAAATAGGATGGTCTGGCCCTGCTTTCGGAGCGTTTGCTATCCACAACTGGACATTTGTCCCGGAAAAAAACGGATATACCCAATTAATCGTAGAAGAAAGTATGGAAGGATGGCTCGTTTCCTTACTGCATAAAAAATTTCAGACAGTATTGGAGCAATCTCTGCAGGTATGGTTGAGAAATTTAAAAACAGAAGCTGAAAAATAA
- a CDS encoding NAD(P)H oxidoreductase — MNKKMYLVWAHPKKDSLTAQIVDSIKKHSIEKGFEVTELDLYRSGFNPVLQANETPDWSNETQNFSQEIYDLFNELKGNDTLILVSPIWWFSFPAILKGYIDRIWNYGLAYGDGVKLPVNNVRWIALAGGAEKVYIKKGNDVYVKHYFNNGISSFCGIEDSEVEILYNTIGFDEEIESDEHYKKLFKQANSVIDNLDLS, encoded by the coding sequence ATGAATAAAAAAATGTATTTAGTTTGGGCACATCCTAAAAAAGATTCCTTAACTGCTCAGATTGTTGATTCAATAAAGAAGCATAGTATAGAAAAAGGGTTTGAAGTTACTGAGTTAGATTTGTATCGTTCTGGTTTCAATCCTGTTTTACAAGCAAATGAAACACCTGATTGGAGTAATGAAACTCAGAATTTTTCGCAGGAAATATACGATTTATTTAATGAGTTAAAGGGAAATGATACTTTAATTTTGGTTTCTCCAATTTGGTGGTTTTCTTTTCCAGCTATCTTAAAAGGCTATATAGACAGAATTTGGAATTATGGATTAGCTTACGGAGACGGAGTTAAGTTACCTGTCAATAATGTTAGATGGATAGCTTTAGCTGGTGGAGCAGAAAAAGTATATATAAAAAAAGGAAATGATGTATATGTTAAACATTACTTTAACAATGGTATTTCTTCCTTTTGTGGTATTGAAGATTCTGAAGTTGAAATCCTTTATAATACAATTGGCTTTGATGAGGAAATTGAAAGTGATGAACATTATAAAAAATTATTTAAACAGGCGAATTCGGTAATAGATAATCTGGATTTATCATAA
- a CDS encoding NAD(P)H oxidoreductase — protein MKKKMYFVWANPKKESLTAKIVNSMKKQGLENGYEVSELDLYRSGFEGSLEVMDHPVWDSKEQNYSQKVYDLFDEVKGSDTVVFVFPIWWYSFPAILKGYIDRVWNYGLAYGNGSKIPVEKVRWVALAGDTEQSFKKRDNDKYLEHFTINSISSYCGITDAKLEIIYDTLIFDKEPAGSEAYKTLFKRVNTIIDDLDK, from the coding sequence ATGAAGAAAAAAATGTATTTCGTTTGGGCAAACCCCAAAAAGGAGTCATTAACAGCAAAGATTGTTAACTCAATGAAAAAGCAAGGTCTGGAAAATGGGTATGAAGTGAGCGAGTTAGATTTGTACCGTTCTGGTTTCGAGGGATCTTTAGAAGTGATGGACCATCCTGTGTGGGATAGCAAAGAACAAAACTATTCTCAGAAAGTATATGATTTATTTGATGAGGTAAAAGGAAGTGATACGGTAGTTTTCGTTTTCCCAATCTGGTGGTATTCTTTTCCTGCTATTTTAAAAGGATATATTGATAGAGTCTGGAATTATGGTTTGGCTTATGGCAATGGAAGTAAGATACCTGTCGAGAAAGTCCGTTGGGTTGCTTTGGCCGGAGATACGGAACAGTCTTTTAAAAAAAGAGATAATGATAAGTATCTTGAACATTTCACAATAAACAGCATATCCTCTTATTGCGGGATTACTGATGCTAAACTTGAAATTATCTACGATACGCTTATTTTTGATAAGGAACCAGCGGGGTCAGAGGCTTATAAAACATTATTTAAGCGAGTGAATACAATCATTGATGACCTCGATAAATAA